The genomic stretch GCTCGGTGCACCGGATGCTGCTCGACCTCGCCGAGGAGGGGGTTGTCGATCGCACCCCGTCGGGCGAGTGGGAGCTGAGCTTCCGCCTGCTCGAGATCACCGGGCTGCAGCTCGAGCGCATCGATCTGCCACGGCTCTGCCGGCCTTTCGCCGAACGGATCGCCGAGGCAACCAACGAGACGGTGAACGTCAACGCGCTGAGCGGCCTCAACGGCGTCTGCATCGACAAGGTGCGCGGCAACGAGGGCATGCAGCTCGACCTGCGTATCGGCTCGCGCGGCCCGCTCAACTGCGGTGGCGCCGGCAAGGCCATGCTCTCTTACATGCCGGCGGCGCGGCAGGAGGAGGTCTATACCCATCCGCTGCCTGCCCTTACGAGCCACACCATCACCGATGCCGGCAAGTTGCGCGAGGAAATCGGCCGCATCCGGGAGCGCTTCTATTCGATCGACGCTCAGGAGGTGGTGATGGGCGTCTATTGCGTCGCCGTGCCGCTGCTCGATCGCTCCGGTCACTCGGTCGGCGCCATGAGCGTCACCGGCCCGTCGGTGAAAAAGCCGGGCACCGAAACCGTCATGCCGGTCGTCGCCATGCTGTGGGATGCCTGCGAGCACGTGAGCCGACGGCTTGGCTACGCCGGTGAATGGCCGCCGGCGGCGGCTGCGCGGTTGGCGGGATGATGAAGGTAAAAGTTTCGGATCAGGAGCTTGCGGCGGATCGCCTTCTCCCCTTGTGGGAGAAGGTGCCCGAAGGGCGGATGAGAGGTTCTCTCCGCCCGCCCTGTCGCTCGTCGCTTCGCTCCGATCGCGCAACCTCTGGTTGCGGACCCCTCATCCGGCGCTGCGCGCCAGCTTCTCCCACAAGGGGGAGAAGGCATCCCGACTGCGAGATTCGAGGAACAGAGATAATGGTCCGTATCGCCTGGATGATGAAGCTGAAGCCCGGCAACGAGGCGATCTACAAGCAAAAGCACGACGAGATCTGGCCC from Devosia sp. A16 encodes the following:
- a CDS encoding IclR family transcriptional regulator translates to MSSITRSVQAMDLLARKGPLGVRAVAQQLQLPLGSVHRMLLDLAEEGVVDRTPSGEWELSFRLLEITGLQLERIDLPRLCRPFAERIAEATNETVNVNALSGLNGVCIDKVRGNEGMQLDLRIGSRGPLNCGGAGKAMLSYMPAARQEEVYTHPLPALTSHTITDAGKLREEIGRIRERFYSIDAQEVVMGVYCVAVPLLDRSGHSVGAMSVTGPSVKKPGTETVMPVVAMLWDACEHVSRRLGYAGEWPPAAAARLAG